The following proteins are encoded in a genomic region of Leptospira fainei serovar Hurstbridge str. BUT 6:
- a CDS encoding DUF6966 domain-containing protein, protein MNNIIELQNILKRMSDLLYGGGYDDWGSSFKNLINEIATNSTETKRKILRLYGGMGSLNDIVLYKDGKLLLSDSNEFDELRSKLFVKLQDLSEGDT, encoded by the coding sequence ATGAATAATATTATAGAATTACAAAATATTTTAAAAAGGATGTCTGATCTTCTTTATGGTGGTGGATACGATGATTGGGGAAGCAGTTTTAAAAATCTAATTAATGAAATTGCAACGAATTCGACTGAAACTAAAAGGAAAATACTTCGGCTCTACGGTGGAATGGGATCGCTAAATGATATTGTTCTCTACAAAGATGGAAAATTGTTGCTTTCTGATAGTAATGAATTTGATGAACTTCGTTCAAAATTATTTGTTAAATTGCAGGATTTGAGTGAGGGCGACACTTAA
- a CDS encoding TIGR04388 family protein: MRFRIERRSVLDEGDCPNPKQPEPKVAARILTLTLLISFQVKDLTAGANAQTWNGFASSLNSELGTWNTLTPSISNWEGQMSAYQAQYAAWHAQAVAYENNLQISYSNGVQTLNSEKLSWLSSINSQASVASSLAQTAKNEDDSNAQVKLDDSLPRISSVFLPSSGEVLAPALTPPSVDSSGLNNVLSIFQQSLMGASNLALENQLNKQAIQEKQNAVNQIASSLGSNAVVDNHGNIT; encoded by the coding sequence ATGAGATTTAGGATTGAAAGACGGAGCGTGTTGGATGAGGGCGACTGCCCGAACCCGAAGCAGCCCGAACCGAAGGTCGCGGCCAGAATCCTAACTTTAACATTATTAATTTCATTCCAAGTAAAAGACTTAACAGCAGGGGCAAACGCACAGACCTGGAACGGATTTGCATCGAGCTTAAACTCGGAACTTGGAACCTGGAATACATTAACGCCGTCGATATCGAACTGGGAAGGACAGATGTCCGCGTATCAGGCGCAGTATGCGGCTTGGCATGCTCAGGCTGTTGCTTACGAAAACAATTTACAAATTTCTTATTCGAATGGGGTGCAGACTTTAAATTCGGAGAAACTATCGTGGCTGTCTAGTATCAATTCGCAAGCTTCCGTTGCCTCTTCCCTAGCTCAAACCGCAAAAAATGAAGACGATTCAAACGCCCAAGTTAAACTGGATGATAGCCTGCCTAGAATTTCTTCCGTATTTCTACCGAGTTCCGGAGAAGTTCTCGCTCCCGCTTTGACACCACCGTCTGTGGATTCGTCCGGACTCAATAATGTACTTTCGATCTTCCAACAATCGTTGATGGGAGCGAGTAATCTTGCTTTAGAAAACCAACTCAACAAGCAAGCGATCCAAGAGAAGCAGAATGCAGTCAATCAGATCGCGAGTTCCTTAGGCAGTAACGCAGTAGTCGACAATCACGGAAATATCACCTGA